A portion of the Pseudomonas sp. PSE14 genome contains these proteins:
- a CDS encoding LuxR C-terminal-related transcriptional regulator — MARVVVVEALPAIRQCLESLLERMGHSVVGSVADGREGLDLIRRCQPDLSILALSTPGRSGLDLVHRAASRHPDGRILVYTALNAEQFAPLCFKEGVSGFVSKQEDLDVLEAAIESVLKGRSHYPAVALEMPDGGELAALSPRELSVLQLLAEGKSNQAIADTLSISFKTVSTHKTHLQEKLHVRSRLELVELARRHGLGEPGQANGYVTEDLPAQWHEQVVRLRAMLDAAGHPMFLRDRDGRLLLCNQSFLDFYQVGAEEVAGQDFLAAQWFDEPERQRIGMGYERLLSEEQPFNLERTLTVRGVLRLLHIWGMPFRDASGQVIGIVGGIRDMTEQAQLMAELRHGRRQAEIASEARFELFESIMTELGDALAIARDQAGATRSLEALERLMQRLAHLAHLARAHNPPEEACDVLGISVPLLKRYQARLRTQGPAAAHAWIAVDRYRELLETLCQMTGMAPAAELTLRRSSHGVIEIRLTLAGRLPDPEPSAILLRIAELLAKGLGGQLERRAGPQVQRFILTLELEEATQSSIASCDSA, encoded by the coding sequence CGCGCTTTCCACACCGGGGAGGAGCGGCCTGGACCTGGTGCACCGCGCCGCCAGCCGTCATCCGGACGGACGTATCCTCGTCTACACCGCGCTGAACGCTGAGCAGTTCGCGCCGCTGTGCTTCAAGGAGGGCGTCAGCGGTTTCGTCAGCAAGCAGGAAGATCTCGATGTGCTCGAAGCCGCCATCGAAAGCGTATTGAAGGGGCGCAGCCATTACCCCGCCGTCGCCCTGGAGATGCCCGACGGCGGCGAGTTGGCAGCGCTCTCTCCGCGGGAACTCTCCGTCCTCCAGCTCCTCGCCGAAGGCAAATCCAACCAGGCGATCGCCGACACCCTGTCCATCAGCTTCAAGACCGTGAGCACCCACAAGACCCACCTGCAAGAAAAGCTCCACGTGCGCTCGCGTCTGGAGTTGGTGGAATTGGCGCGCCGCCATGGCCTGGGTGAACCGGGCCAGGCGAACGGCTATGTCACGGAGGATCTGCCAGCCCAGTGGCACGAGCAGGTCGTACGCTTGCGGGCGATGCTCGATGCCGCGGGGCACCCGATGTTCCTGCGGGACCGGGACGGTCGGCTGCTGCTGTGCAATCAATCGTTCCTGGACTTCTACCAGGTCGGCGCCGAAGAGGTGGCGGGCCAGGATTTCCTGGCCGCCCAGTGGTTCGACGAACCGGAGCGCCAGCGTATCGGCATGGGCTACGAACGACTCCTCTCGGAAGAACAACCCTTCAACCTGGAGCGCACGTTGACAGTGCGCGGGGTCCTGCGCTTGCTGCACATCTGGGGCATGCCGTTCCGGGACGCCAGCGGGCAGGTCATTGGCATCGTCGGCGGCATACGCGACATGACGGAACAGGCGCAGCTGATGGCCGAGCTGCGCCATGGGCGTCGCCAGGCGGAAATTGCCAGTGAGGCAAGGTTCGAGCTGTTCGAATCGATCATGACGGAACTTGGCGATGCGCTGGCCATCGCGCGCGACCAGGCTGGCGCTACCCGCTCGCTGGAGGCGCTCGAGAGGCTCATGCAGCGCCTTGCACATCTCGCCCACCTGGCCAGGGCGCACAACCCTCCCGAAGAGGCGTGCGACGTTCTCGGCATCAGCGTTCCGCTGCTGAAGCGGTACCAGGCCAGACTGAGAACTCAGGGGCCGGCGGCGGCCCACGCCTGGATCGCCGTGGACAGGTATCGGGAACTGCTGGAAACGTTGTGCCAGATGACTGGCATGGCACCGGCGGCGGAACTGACCCTGCGCCGCAGCAGCCATGGCGTGATAGAGATCCGCCTGACCCTGGCAGGCCGACTGCCCGACCCTGAGCCTTCGGCGATCCTGCTCCGTATCGCCGAATTGCTGGCCAAAGGGCTGGGAGGACAGCTCGAGCGGCGAGCTGGCCCACAGGTGCAGCGATTCATCCTCACGCTTGAGTTGGAGGAGGCAACGCAATCATCAATCGCTTCCTGTGATTCAGCTTGA